One Polaribacter sp. SA4-12 genomic window carries:
- a CDS encoding PD-(D/E)XK nuclease family protein, with the protein MQSFISDTLDNILKTTKSFEDVVFILPSQRAKVFVKQTFKDKITVGFLPEIINVEQFINQVSGIEKADSIQLLFHFYTIYKGLEKEPVSFDVFASWAFTVIQDFNELDQHLINTKEIFLYLRDIQRLKKWSVEGEFKETELMEDHYSFLEKLNIYYNAFYKFLKENNIGYQGLIYRESCKKIDSYLERNQTKKFFFIGFNALNTAEEFLFQKVLENKNSDIYWDIDTAFFKSNHQAGRFIRRYKKEWRYYEKNEVKTLGDTFSQPKNIEVIGASKNTTQIKYAGEILEKITDFKNTALVLADETLLPITLNSLPKNINAINITMGYPLKDVPTTNLLFSIFQLFVSQDKLQKTVVNQFYYKDVIRFLKHQSVYNLIPGIDAFSDDVAKQNQTFIKQVHINKLLENTEPKLKEAILSIFNSYISIDEFIDRIINLINLLKEDVSDLEKEYLFRFYTTFTQLKTLQNQFKYFPDLKTLALFFRQLISSESLSFQGEPLRGLQLMGMLETRVLDFENIILVSTNEGILPASSQQNSFVPFDVKVEFGLPTYREKDAIFSYHFFRLMQRAKNVFIIYNTEHDVFGSGEKSRFVTQLEMMRSDIVQKIISPKVEAQNIALKEVKKNDAVLEQLKILAEKGISPSALTNYLYNPISFYKQKVLKLKEFDDVEETVAYNTLGTVVHETLDELYTPFVGKFLLEKDVDLMKEKSKELVVKYFKIEFKNGDISTGRNRLIFEVANRFVNNFLAQEKDLLKDKKNELRIIGTEENLATEIEIEGIDFPIKIHGQVDRVDELNGVLRIIDYKTGMVSGAELRVLDFEKLREKEQYKAIQVLLYGYLYTKSKKYNFNKPLEAGIYSFKNLNSGFLPVNFSSNYRKPDVEITEEKLEEFITEIKTYIKEIYTLDVDFIEPADLKY; encoded by the coding sequence ATGCAATCTTTCATTTCTGATACTTTAGATAATATTTTAAAAACCACAAAATCTTTTGAAGACGTCGTTTTTATCCTTCCATCACAAAGGGCAAAAGTGTTTGTAAAACAAACCTTTAAAGATAAAATTACGGTTGGGTTTTTACCAGAAATTATAAATGTTGAGCAATTTATAAATCAAGTTTCTGGAATTGAAAAAGCAGATAGCATTCAATTACTATTTCATTTTTATACTATTTATAAAGGTCTAGAGAAAGAACCTGTCTCTTTTGATGTTTTTGCGTCTTGGGCATTTACTGTAATTCAAGATTTTAATGAATTAGATCAGCATTTAATAAACACCAAAGAAATTTTCCTTTACTTAAGAGATATTCAACGTTTAAAAAAATGGTCTGTAGAAGGCGAGTTTAAAGAAACCGAATTAATGGAAGATCATTATTCGTTTTTAGAAAAACTAAATATTTATTACAATGCTTTTTATAAATTCTTAAAGGAAAATAATATTGGATATCAAGGTTTAATCTACAGAGAATCTTGCAAGAAAATTGATTCGTATTTAGAGAGAAATCAGACTAAGAAGTTCTTTTTCATTGGGTTTAATGCATTAAATACTGCGGAAGAGTTTTTATTTCAGAAAGTTTTAGAAAACAAGAATTCAGATATTTATTGGGATATTGATACTGCGTTTTTCAAATCAAATCATCAGGCAGGAAGGTTTATCAGAAGATATAAAAAGGAGTGGAGATATTATGAGAAAAATGAAGTAAAAACACTTGGTGATACATTTTCTCAACCTAAAAACATTGAAGTAATTGGAGCGTCAAAAAATACGACTCAAATAAAATATGCTGGAGAAATTTTAGAGAAAATCACCGATTTTAAGAACACAGCGTTGGTTTTAGCAGATGAAACATTGTTACCAATAACATTGAATTCGTTGCCAAAAAATATCAATGCAATCAATATAACAATGGGATATCCTTTAAAAGATGTGCCAACTACCAATCTGTTATTTTCAATATTTCAACTATTTGTTTCTCAAGATAAATTACAGAAAACAGTTGTAAATCAGTTTTATTATAAAGATGTAATCAGATTTTTAAAACATCAATCTGTTTACAATTTAATACCAGGAATAGATGCTTTTTCAGATGATGTTGCAAAACAAAATCAGACGTTTATCAAACAAGTTCACATCAATAAATTATTAGAAAATACAGAGCCTAAATTGAAAGAAGCAATTCTATCAATCTTTAATTCTTACATTTCTATAGACGAATTTATCGATAGAATTATCAATTTAATCAACCTTTTAAAAGAAGATGTTAGCGATTTAGAAAAAGAATATTTATTCCGTTTTTACACGACGTTTACCCAGTTAAAAACATTGCAAAATCAGTTTAAATATTTTCCAGATTTAAAAACATTAGCACTTTTTTTTAGACAATTAATTTCTTCAGAAAGTTTATCATTTCAGGGAGAACCATTAAGAGGGTTACAGTTAATGGGAATGTTAGAAACGCGTGTTTTAGATTTCGAAAACATTATTTTAGTTTCTACAAACGAAGGAATTCTACCAGCAAGTAGCCAACAGAATTCTTTTGTTCCTTTTGATGTTAAGGTCGAATTTGGTTTGCCAACATATAGAGAAAAAGATGCTATTTTTTCGTATCACTTTTTTAGATTAATGCAAAGAGCAAAAAACGTTTTTATCATTTACAATACAGAACACGACGTTTTTGGAAGCGGAGAAAAAAGCAGGTTTGTAACGCAATTAGAAATGATGCGATCGGATATTGTTCAGAAAATTATTTCACCTAAAGTAGAAGCGCAAAACATCGCTTTAAAAGAAGTTAAGAAAAACGATGCTGTTTTAGAACAACTAAAAATATTGGCAGAAAAAGGGATTTCACCATCTGCTTTAACCAATTATTTATACAACCCAATTTCATTTTACAAACAGAAAGTATTAAAATTAAAAGAATTTGATGATGTAGAGGAAACAGTTGCTTACAATACGTTAGGTACAGTTGTTCACGAAACTTTAGATGAATTATACACACCTTTTGTAGGTAAATTCTTATTAGAGAAAGATGTGGATTTGATGAAAGAAAAATCCAAAGAATTAGTTGTAAAATATTTTAAAATTGAATTTAAAAACGGAGATATATCAACAGGAAGAAATCGTTTAATTTTTGAAGTTGCTAATAGATTTGTTAATAATTTTTTAGCACAAGAAAAGGACTTACTAAAAGATAAAAAGAACGAATTAAGAATAATAGGAACAGAAGAAAACCTAGCAACAGAAATAGAAATCGAAGGAATAGACTTTCCAATTAAAATTCATGGTCAAGTAGATAGAGTAGACGAATTAAATGGCGTTTTACGAATTATCGATTATAAAACAGGAATGGTAAGTGGCGCTGAATTACGAGTGTTAGATTTTGAGAAATTAAGAGAAAAAGAACAATACAAAGCCATTCAAGTATTGTTGTATGGGTATTTATATACAAAAAGCAAAAAGTATAATTTTAATAAGCCTTTAGAAGCCGGAATTTATTCTTTTAAAAACCTAAATAGTGGATTTTTACCTGTCAATTTTTCATCAAATTATAGAAAACCAGATGTAGAAATTACAGAAGAAAAATTAGAAGAATTTATCACTGAAATAAAAACCTACATCAAAGAGATTTATACTCTTGATGTAGATTTTATAGAACCAGCAGATTTAAAATATTAA
- a CDS encoding amidohydrolase yields MQNELNVIGIQADLVWENPTENLAFFESKINTLSKGIDLVVLPEMFTSGFTMNPEKVAEKMDGNAISWMQKMASENEIAICGSLIIEENENYYNRLVFVHPSQKIETYDKRHSFTLAGEDKVYTSGSKKLIVTYKGWKICPLVCYDLRFPVWARNTENYDLLIFMANWPVTRIKAWETLLKARAIENMSYVIGVNRTGKDANDYKYSGNSLVVDYFGQEISNLQNNEVGIVKATLVKTEQDRIRKKLGFLNDKDSFKIEF; encoded by the coding sequence ATGCAAAACGAATTAAATGTTATTGGTATTCAGGCTGATTTAGTTTGGGAAAACCCAACCGAAAACTTAGCCTTTTTTGAAAGTAAAATAAACACTCTTTCTAAAGGTATAGATCTTGTTGTGTTGCCAGAAATGTTTACTTCTGGTTTTACAATGAATCCTGAAAAAGTTGCTGAAAAAATGGATGGAAATGCTATTTCTTGGATGCAAAAAATGGCTTCGGAAAATGAAATTGCCATTTGTGGAAGTTTGATAATTGAAGAAAATGAAAATTATTATAATCGCTTAGTTTTTGTTCATCCTTCTCAGAAAATAGAAACGTATGATAAAAGACATTCTTTTACTTTGGCAGGAGAAGATAAAGTGTACACTTCTGGATCAAAAAAGTTAATTGTAACTTATAAAGGATGGAAAATATGTCCTTTAGTTTGTTACGATTTACGTTTCCCTGTTTGGGCGAGAAATACCGAAAATTACGATCTTTTAATTTTTATGGCTAATTGGCCAGTTACACGAATTAAAGCTTGGGAAACCTTGTTAAAAGCGCGTGCAATAGAAAATATGAGTTATGTAATTGGTGTAAATAGAACCGGTAAAGACGCTAATGATTATAAATATTCAGGAAATTCTTTGGTTGTAGATTATTTTGGTCAAGAAATTTCTAATTTACAGAATAATGAGGTTGGCATTGTAAAAGCCACTTTAGTTAAAACGGAACAAGATAGAATTCGAAAGAAACTTGGTTTTTTAAATGATAAGGATTCTTTTAAAATTGAATTTTAA
- a CDS encoding acyl-ACP desaturase, whose product MSIHNVRKEVMLTLEKSMQTFVDKYLIPAEKIWQPTDFLPNSQKDSFITEVEEIRELSKELHDDFWVVLVGDTITEEALPTYESWLLDLDGVSQQPDNSWATWVRTWTAEENRHGDVLNKYLYLSGRVNMREVEISTQHLIADGFDIGTSSDPYKNFVYTSFQELATYVSHNNVAKIARKKGHKALAKMSKIIAGDEMRHHQAYSHFVKEIFKIDPSEMMLAFQHMMKHKIVMPALHLRESFGAKGSAFDDFSAVAQRIGVYTGFDYVDIIQKLNTMWEIDKITNLTPEAEKARDYLMKLPARMYRITERIVVPDTDFKFKWMIPA is encoded by the coding sequence ATGTCTATACACAACGTCAGAAAAGAAGTAATGCTAACTTTAGAAAAAAGTATGCAAACTTTTGTAGATAAATATTTAATACCTGCAGAAAAAATCTGGCAACCAACAGATTTTTTACCGAACTCTCAAAAAGATTCTTTTATTACAGAAGTAGAAGAAATTAGAGAGTTATCTAAAGAATTACACGACGATTTTTGGGTTGTATTAGTAGGAGATACTATTACAGAAGAAGCGTTACCAACATATGAATCTTGGTTATTAGATTTAGATGGTGTTTCTCAACAACCAGATAATAGTTGGGCAACTTGGGTTAGAACCTGGACTGCAGAAGAAAATAGACATGGAGATGTTTTAAACAAATACTTGTACCTATCAGGTCGTGTAAATATGCGTGAAGTAGAAATTTCTACACAACATTTAATTGCAGACGGTTTCGATATTGGTACATCATCAGATCCATATAAAAACTTTGTATATACAAGTTTTCAAGAACTAGCAACGTATGTTTCTCATAACAATGTAGCTAAAATTGCACGTAAAAAAGGACACAAAGCATTAGCTAAAATGTCTAAAATTATTGCAGGAGATGAAATGCGTCACCATCAAGCATATTCTCATTTCGTAAAAGAAATCTTTAAAATAGATCCAAGTGAAATGATGTTGGCTTTTCAACACATGATGAAACATAAAATTGTAATGCCAGCATTACACTTAAGAGAATCTTTTGGAGCAAAAGGAAGTGCATTCGATGATTTTTCAGCAGTAGCACAAAGAATTGGTGTTTATACAGGTTTCGATTATGTAGATATTATTCAGAAACTAAACACAATGTGGGAAATAGATAAAATTACAAATCTTACTCCAGAAGCAGAAAAGGCAAGAGATTATTTAATGAAATTACCAGCAAGAATGTACAGAATTACAGAAAGAATTGTAGTTCCAGATACAGACTTTAAATTTAAATGGATGATTCCAGCGTAG
- a CDS encoding lysophospholipid acyltransferase family protein, whose product MKFLSYILSPIFVLTFTLLLIIFHPFQWLSFTLFGVKGHAKVVNALNFSLVKSMLLIGVTVRVINKHKIPENTSIVFVSNHQSISDIPPIGWYFRKHNPKFVSKIELGKGIPSVSFNLKNGGGALIDRKDPKQSISALVNFSKRINKNKWGAVIFPEGTRSRNGEPKSFAKSGLKVICKYNKDGYIVPLTINNSWKIFKYGKFPLGLGSPITITTHQPIKIDSLPFDELMEKTESVIKEHIK is encoded by the coding sequence ATGAAATTTTTAAGCTACATATTATCACCGATTTTTGTACTTACTTTTACTTTATTATTGATTATTTTTCATCCTTTTCAGTGGCTAAGTTTCACTCTATTTGGTGTTAAAGGACATGCTAAAGTTGTAAATGCATTAAATTTTAGTTTGGTTAAATCTATGTTACTTATTGGTGTAACTGTTCGTGTAATCAATAAACATAAGATACCAGAAAACACATCAATTGTTTTTGTGTCAAATCACCAATCAATTTCAGATATTCCTCCAATAGGATGGTATTTTAGAAAACATAACCCAAAATTTGTTTCAAAAATAGAACTAGGTAAAGGTATTCCAAGTGTCTCTTTCAACTTAAAGAATGGTGGTGGAGCACTAATAGATAGAAAAGACCCAAAACAATCAATAAGTGCATTGGTTAATTTTTCTAAAAGAATTAATAAAAACAAATGGGGAGCAGTTATTTTTCCAGAAGGAACTAGAAGTAGGAATGGGGAACCTAAATCCTTTGCTAAGAGTGGTTTAAAGGTGATTTGTAAATACAATAAAGATGGGTATATAGTACCGTTAACCATAAATAATTCGTGGAAAATTTTTAAATACGGAAAATTTCCATTAGGTTTAGGAAGTCCAATTACGATTACTACGCATCAACCGATTAAAATAGACTCTTTACCTTTTGATGAATTGATGGAAAAAACAGAGTCAGTTATAAAAGAACACATAAAATAA
- a CDS encoding TonB-dependent receptor → MRNFKNLLFVALFFVTATVLGQTKITGTIVDETNQPLPGASVVVKGTTNGTSTDFDGKFTLKAGSTSGTVVVSFIGYQSKEVSFSSSKANLGSIKLAEDAGTLDEIVITATSFAIDRKTPVAVSTIKASDIETKLGTQEFPEILKSTPGVYATKTGGGYGDSRINLRGFSSENVAVMINGVPVNDMENGAVYWSNWAGLSDVTSAMQVQRGLGASKVAVPSIGGTINVISKSTDAEKGGNVTMSTGNSGYQKYGMTLSTGLMDNGLAITASAAKISGDGYVDGLQFSGVNYFLNVSKIINANHKLSFNVIGAQQTHGQRFNTRTIAQNRATEQGGKRFNPDWGYRNGQVENISFNFYHKPQISLNHDWTISDKTFLTTVVYASYGSGGGRRTQGSGKFTNNDYRLGDIDQPIDFDRIVEENKGNGALGSTDVFAASNNDHKWYGVLSTLKTDLSENIVLSAGLDGRYYIGSHWYEITDLLGGQYYLNPNSNDNNYNEALQVGDHFNRDYEGRVLRYGTFAQLEYSKDDLSLFLSSSISNTRYGRSSFLDDSSNPNGTVSDNANFLGFGTKGGANYNLDDNHNVFANIGYFSKAPFLTGNVFLNKESVELNDDALNEKVFSAEIGYGYRSEKFNANVNIYRTSWLDKSVTARVLDPDNLGQFLEANIAGLDALHQGIELDFVYKMSEKLKLTGMVSLGDWQWKSDVEGEIFDQSGASIQKVTVNANGLKVSDAAQTTFAFGLNYKALEKSTIFLDYNYAGDLYSKFDITRSTDRLDTWKMPAYHLFDLGFRHGFTIGEFETSLSGKMNNIFDVEYISDGFDDGTHTAAGANVYYGAGRTFSLGLKVNF, encoded by the coding sequence ATGAGAAATTTTAAAAACTTATTATTTGTAGCTCTGTTTTTTGTAACAGCTACAGTTTTAGGACAAACTAAAATTACAGGTACGATTGTCGATGAGACAAATCAACCTTTACCAGGAGCAAGTGTTGTTGTGAAAGGTACAACAAACGGTACATCAACTGATTTTGATGGAAAATTTACGCTAAAAGCAGGATCTACTTCTGGAACAGTTGTAGTTTCTTTTATTGGCTACCAGTCTAAAGAAGTTAGTTTTTCCTCTTCGAAAGCTAATTTAGGTTCTATAAAATTAGCTGAAGATGCAGGTACATTAGATGAAATTGTAATTACTGCTACATCATTTGCTATTGATAGAAAAACACCAGTTGCTGTTTCTACAATTAAAGCGTCAGATATTGAAACTAAATTAGGTACACAAGAATTTCCAGAGATTTTAAAATCTACTCCAGGTGTATACGCTACTAAAACTGGTGGTGGGTATGGAGATTCTAGAATTAACTTAAGAGGTTTTAGTTCGGAAAATGTTGCGGTTATGATTAATGGGGTTCCTGTTAATGATATGGAAAATGGAGCTGTTTATTGGTCTAATTGGGCTGGTTTATCAGACGTTACTTCTGCAATGCAAGTACAAAGAGGTTTAGGAGCTTCTAAAGTTGCTGTGCCTTCAATTGGAGGAACAATTAATGTTATCTCTAAATCTACAGATGCTGAGAAAGGTGGAAACGTAACAATGTCTACTGGTAATAGTGGATACCAAAAATACGGTATGACTTTATCTACTGGTTTAATGGACAATGGTCTTGCAATAACTGCTTCAGCTGCTAAGATTTCAGGTGACGGTTATGTAGATGGACTTCAATTTAGTGGAGTAAATTACTTTTTAAACGTATCTAAAATAATAAATGCTAATCACAAATTATCTTTTAATGTAATAGGAGCTCAACAAACTCACGGACAAAGATTTAATACAAGAACTATAGCACAAAACAGAGCTACTGAGCAAGGTGGAAAAAGATTTAATCCGGATTGGGGTTATAGAAACGGACAAGTTGAAAATATTTCTTTTAACTTCTATCACAAGCCACAAATATCTTTAAATCATGATTGGACTATTTCTGATAAAACTTTCTTAACTACTGTAGTTTACGCTTCTTATGGTTCTGGTGGTGGTAGAAGGACTCAAGGTTCTGGTAAATTCACTAATAATGATTACAGATTAGGAGATATAGATCAACCTATTGATTTTGATAGAATAGTTGAGGAAAATAAAGGAAATGGAGCTTTAGGTTCTACAGATGTTTTTGCAGCTTCTAACAATGATCATAAATGGTATGGTGTTTTATCTACTTTAAAAACAGATTTATCAGAAAACATCGTTTTGTCTGCTGGTTTAGATGGTAGATATTATATTGGTTCACACTGGTATGAAATTACAGATTTATTAGGAGGACAATATTATTTAAACCCTAATTCAAATGACAATAACTATAACGAAGCATTACAAGTTGGAGATCATTTTAATAGAGATTACGAGGGTAGAGTATTAAGATACGGTACATTTGCTCAATTAGAATATTCAAAAGATGATTTATCTCTTTTCTTATCTTCATCAATATCTAATACAAGATATGGTAGATCTAGTTTCTTAGATGATTCTTCTAATCCAAATGGAACGGTTTCTGATAATGCAAATTTCTTAGGGTTTGGTACAAAAGGTGGAGCAAATTATAATTTAGATGATAACCATAATGTTTTTGCAAATATTGGTTACTTCTCTAAAGCACCTTTTTTAACAGGAAATGTTTTTCTTAATAAAGAATCTGTAGAGTTAAATGATGATGCATTAAACGAAAAAGTTTTTAGTGCAGAAATTGGTTACGGATATAGAAGTGAAAAATTTAATGCTAATGTAAATATTTATAGAACTTCTTGGTTAGATAAATCGGTTACAGCAAGAGTTTTAGATCCAGATAATTTAGGTCAGTTTTTAGAAGCAAACATTGCAGGATTAGATGCATTACATCAAGGTATAGAACTTGATTTTGTTTATAAAATGTCTGAAAAATTAAAGCTTACTGGTATGGTTTCTTTAGGAGATTGGCAATGGAAAAGTGATGTAGAAGGTGAGATATTTGATCAATCTGGAGCTTCTATTCAGAAAGTAACCGTTAATGCAAATGGTTTAAAAGTTTCTGATGCTGCTCAAACTACTTTTGCTTTTGGTTTAAATTATAAAGCTTTAGAAAAATCAACTATATTTTTAGATTATAATTATGCAGGAGATTTATATTCTAAATTTGACATAACAAGAAGTACAGATAGATTAGATACTTGGAAAATGCCAGCATATCATTTATTTGACTTAGGTTTTAGACATGGATTTACCATTGGAGAATTCGAAACTTCATTATCTGGTAAAATGAACAACATTTTTGATGTTGAATATATCTCTGATGGGTTCGACGATGGAACTCATACTGCTGCGGGTGCGAATGTTTATTACGGAGCCGGAAGAACATTTAGTTTAGGATTAAAAGTTAACTTTTAA
- the pgi gene encoding glucose-6-phosphate isomerase has protein sequence MALKNINPTTTNAWKALTNHFNDIQNINIKDLDKEVNRKEDFSLNFDDLSVDFSKNRITKETISLLVELAKEVDLKDAIEKQYSGEVINVTEGREVLHTALRSTSEEPILVEGKNIKPQIQAALRKIKSFSNKVISGKWKGYTGKSITDIVNIGIGGSDLGPDMVVESLKYYKNQLTTHFVSNVDGDHVSEIIKTLNPETTLFVIVSKTFTTQETITNSETIKNWFLKSATIFDIPKHFVAVSTNLEAVDNFGIDKKNVFPMWNWVGGRFSLWSAVGLSISLSVGYDNYKALLEGAEEMDLHYKNEDFDQNIPVILALLSIWYNNFYGAETEAVLPYSQYLKKLPDYLQQAIMESNGKGVDRNGDKIDYQTGTIVWGSTGTNMQHAFMQLVHQGTKLIPCDFIGYKESLYGLTDHHKKLMANYYGQMDALAFGKTKEEVHLELKFSGNEDKIGSLLPFKVFEGNRPSNAILFDKLTPRSLGKLIALYEHKIFTQGILWNIYSYDQFGVELGKELAKKLLNNQ, from the coding sequence ATGGCATTAAAAAACATCAACCCAACTACAACCAACGCTTGGAAAGCATTAACAAATCATTTTAATGATATTCAAAATATCAACATAAAAGATTTAGATAAGGAAGTAAATAGAAAAGAAGATTTTTCATTAAATTTTGATGATTTATCAGTTGATTTTTCTAAAAATAGAATTACAAAAGAGACCATTAGTTTATTAGTAGAATTAGCAAAAGAAGTAGATTTAAAAGATGCAATTGAAAAACAATATTCTGGTGAAGTAATAAATGTTACAGAAGGAAGAGAAGTTTTACACACAGCTTTAAGAAGCACTTCTGAAGAACCAATTTTGGTTGAAGGGAAAAATATTAAACCTCAAATTCAGGCTGCTTTAAGAAAAATTAAAAGTTTTTCTAACAAAGTTATTTCTGGTAAATGGAAAGGATATACAGGTAAATCTATTACAGATATTGTAAATATTGGTATTGGTGGATCGGACTTAGGACCAGATATGGTTGTAGAGTCTTTAAAATATTATAAGAATCAATTAACAACTCATTTTGTTTCTAATGTAGATGGAGATCATGTTTCAGAAATTATAAAAACCTTAAACCCTGAAACGACTTTGTTTGTAATTGTATCAAAAACATTTACGACACAAGAAACAATCACGAATTCAGAAACGATTAAAAACTGGTTTTTAAAATCGGCAACTATTTTCGATATTCCTAAACATTTTGTTGCTGTTTCTACAAATTTAGAAGCGGTAGATAATTTTGGAATCGACAAGAAAAACGTTTTTCCTATGTGGAATTGGGTTGGAGGTCGTTTTTCTCTTTGGTCTGCAGTTGGTTTGTCTATCAGTTTATCTGTTGGTTACGATAATTATAAAGCATTGTTAGAAGGGGCAGAAGAAATGGATCTTCACTATAAAAACGAAGATTTTGATCAAAATATTCCTGTAATTTTAGCACTGTTAAGTATCTGGTATAATAATTTTTATGGAGCAGAAACAGAAGCTGTTTTACCTTATTCTCAGTATTTAAAGAAACTTCCAGATTATTTACAACAAGCTATTATGGAAAGTAATGGTAAAGGTGTAGATAGAAATGGAGATAAAATTGATTATCAGACAGGAACAATTGTTTGGGGAAGCACAGGTACAAATATGCAGCATGCTTTTATGCAGTTAGTGCATCAAGGAACTAAATTAATTCCGTGTGATTTTATTGGTTATAAAGAGTCTTTATATGGTTTAACAGATCATCACAAAAAATTAATGGCAAACTATTACGGTCAAATGGATGCTTTGGCTTTTGGTAAAACAAAAGAAGAGGTTCATTTAGAATTGAAGTTTTCTGGAAATGAAGATAAAATTGGATCACTTTTACCATTTAAAGTTTTTGAAGGAAACAGACCAAGTAATGCAATTCTTTTTGATAAATTAACTCCTCGTTCTTTAGGGAAATTAATAGCACTTTATGAACATAAAATCTTTACACAAGGAATTTTATGGAACATATATAGTTATGATCAATTTGGAGTAGAATTAGGAAAAGAACTGGCTAAAAAATTATTGAATAATCAGTAA